In Thermodesulfobacteriota bacterium, a single genomic region encodes these proteins:
- a CDS encoding thiamine pyrophosphate-binding protein, with amino-acid sequence MAIAEGGWLAVKTLHKLGVREIFSLGGGHINPIYKACSEFGIRIIDTHHEQGASMAADAYGRVGRKPGVCIVTAGPGFTNTITGIASAYLANSPLMVISGRSGVEENDRLSLQEIDQQGMAAPVTKWARTVFDTKRIPEYIASAYKKAVSGRPGPVYLGMSYEVLYTGCEENEVSAYNTDIPFYKTAAPEESVAAIAELLTRSKKPVAIAGSGAWYSGADKELLRFVENTKMPLYTLNFGRGIVSDDNPFSFGAASPSAPNAFKEITREADLILLLGVRLSIYIGFGRTFNPEAKIVQVDIDPGEIGRNRPADLGIAGDLGMVLSQLTEYLEENSIRLNYSSWMKMAQRLRMERWKEAEKLRKSSRTPIHPVRVAKAVEGVIGEEGILVVDGGDTQAWTDGNYRVRRPGHYVKGGPLGCMGVGVPFAVGAKAARPDKQVALITGDGAAGMNFMEFETALRHKLPFVAVVCNDSAWGMTKHQIEITYGKRAKAQGVELGMIPFHEVLKALGGYGELIENPRDLEPAIERAFSSGVPALINVVTDPGAVSGATYAITEMMMSASKR; translated from the coding sequence ATGGCGATTGCGGAGGGGGGATGGCTTGCGGTGAAGACGCTTCACAAGCTGGGCGTCAGGGAGATATTCTCCCTGGGCGGCGGGCACATAAATCCCATATACAAGGCCTGCTCTGAATTCGGCATAAGGATAATCGACACCCATCATGAGCAAGGGGCTTCCATGGCTGCCGACGCCTACGGGAGGGTTGGGAGGAAGCCGGGGGTCTGCATCGTTACGGCCGGTCCCGGATTCACTAATACCATAACCGGCATAGCGAGCGCCTACCTTGCGAACTCCCCGCTCATGGTCATTTCAGGGCGCTCAGGGGTCGAGGAGAACGACAGGCTGTCGCTTCAGGAGATAGACCAGCAGGGCATGGCCGCCCCCGTCACCAAGTGGGCGAGGACTGTCTTCGATACGAAGCGAATACCCGAGTACATAGCTTCGGCGTACAAAAAGGCGGTCAGCGGCAGGCCCGGGCCGGTTTATCTCGGCATGTCGTACGAGGTCCTCTATACCGGGTGCGAGGAAAATGAAGTCTCGGCGTATAACACCGACATTCCTTTTTATAAAACAGCCGCCCCGGAAGAGTCGGTCGCGGCAATTGCGGAGCTGCTGACGCGTTCGAAGAAGCCCGTGGCAATAGCGGGGAGCGGCGCATGGTATTCGGGAGCGGATAAAGAGCTTCTGAGGTTCGTCGAGAATACGAAGATGCCTCTATACACGCTCAACTTCGGGCGCGGGATCGTCTCTGACGATAATCCGTTCTCCTTCGGCGCGGCAAGCCCGTCGGCTCCGAACGCTTTTAAGGAAATCACCCGCGAGGCCGACCTCATACTCCTTCTAGGCGTGAGGCTCAGCATATACATCGGCTTCGGAAGGACATTCAACCCCGAGGCGAAGATAGTCCAGGTCGACATCGACCCTGGCGAGATAGGGAGGAACAGGCCTGCTGACCTCGGCATTGCGGGTGACTTGGGAATGGTGTTATCGCAGTTGACGGAATACCTGGAAGAAAACTCGATAAGGCTGAATTACTCCTCATGGATGAAAATGGCTCAGAGACTGCGCATGGAAAGGTGGAAGGAGGCGGAGAAACTGAGGAAATCCTCCAGGACCCCCATACACCCCGTCAGGGTGGCTAAGGCGGTCGAGGGTGTCATTGGGGAAGAGGGCATACTCGTCGTAGACGGGGGCGACACGCAGGCCTGGACGGACGGTAATTATAGAGTGAGGAGGCCGGGGCATTACGTGAAAGGCGGTCCGCTCGGATGCATGGGAGTGGGCGTGCCGTTCGCCGTAGGGGCTAAGGCCGCGAGGCCCGATAAGCAGGTCGCGCTCATCACGGGCGACGGCGCCGCGGGTATGAACTTTATGGAGTTCGAGACGGCGCTAAGGCACAAGCTGCCCTTCGTCGCCGTCGTGTGCAACGACAGCGCCTGGGGTATGACGAAACATCAGATAGAGATAACATATGGTAAAAGAGCCAAGGCGCAGGGCGTCGAGCTCGGCATGATCCCATTTCACGAGGTGCTGAAAGCGTTAGGCGGATACGGAGAGCTCATTGAAAACCCCCGCGATCTCGAGCCCGCGATCGAAAGGGCTTTCTCTTCGGGAGTCCCCGCGCTTATAAACGTCGTCACAGACCCCGGAGCCGTGAGCGGCGCTACTTATGCGATTACCGAGATGATGATGTCGGCGAGCAAGAGATAA
- the lepA gene encoding translation elongation factor 4, producing the protein MESKYIRNFSIIAHVDHGKSTLADRLLEFTGTLSERDRTEQFLDNMEIERERGITIKAQAVRIYYNADDGIRYEFNLIDTPGHVDFSYEVSRSLMACEGALLVVDASQGVEAQTVANAYLASDAGLELVPVINKIDLPAADPERAKTEIEEVIGISAEDAILASAKEGIGTKDILESIVRNIPPPADKSHLPLKALIFDSWFDSYQGVVMLIRVFEGKISLGENIKFMSTGKPYEIKKIGVFSPRAVEVQELGTGEVGFVSASIKEISEAKVGDTITSVSRPTDKPLAGFKVMKPMVFSGLYPIDPGDYDKLREALEKLGLNDSSLVYEPETSIALGFGFRCGFLGLLHMEIVKERLEREFELELITTAPTVVYRATNNKREVFYVNNPSELPTPDKLETVEEPYVLVSIHTPGTYLGAIFDLCIKKRGIQRDIKYVTQDRVIVEYEIPLSELVFDFYDKLKSVSKGYASMDYDPVGYKESDLIKLDVLVNGDPVDALSIIVHKEKAYERARDLIAKLRSLIPRQLYEVVIQAAIGNRIIARESVKALRKDVTAKCYGGDVTRKRKLLEKQKEGKKRLKQIGKIEIPQEAFLAVLKT; encoded by the coding sequence ATGGAATCAAAATATATAAGGAATTTTTCCATCATCGCCCACGTGGACCACGGCAAATCCACGCTCGCCGACAGGCTCCTCGAATTCACGGGGACGCTCAGCGAAAGGGACAGGACAGAACAGTTCCTCGACAATATGGAGATCGAGAGGGAGCGGGGTATAACCATCAAGGCCCAGGCGGTGAGGATCTATTATAACGCCGACGACGGGATCAGATACGAATTCAACCTCATAGACACCCCCGGGCACGTGGATTTCAGCTACGAAGTCTCTAGGAGCCTAATGGCATGCGAAGGGGCGCTCCTAGTGGTCGACGCCTCGCAGGGCGTAGAGGCGCAGACGGTCGCAAACGCGTACCTCGCCTCGGACGCCGGCCTTGAGCTCGTCCCGGTAATCAACAAGATCGACCTTCCGGCGGCGGACCCGGAGAGGGCGAAAACGGAGATAGAGGAAGTGATAGGCATAAGCGCGGAGGACGCGATACTCGCGAGCGCAAAGGAAGGCATCGGGACGAAGGATATACTCGAATCGATCGTCAGGAATATCCCTCCGCCGGCCGACAAGTCTCACCTGCCCCTGAAGGCGCTCATATTCGACAGCTGGTTCGACTCCTACCAGGGTGTCGTGATGCTCATAAGGGTATTCGAGGGCAAGATAAGCCTCGGAGAGAACATCAAGTTCATGTCCACCGGCAAACCGTACGAAATAAAAAAGATCGGCGTCTTCTCGCCGAGGGCCGTCGAGGTACAGGAGCTCGGGACCGGGGAGGTCGGGTTCGTATCGGCCTCGATAAAGGAGATAAGCGAAGCCAAGGTCGGCGATACGATCACTAGCGTATCGAGGCCTACGGACAAGCCTCTCGCCGGGTTCAAGGTCATGAAGCCCATGGTCTTCAGCGGTCTTTATCCGATCGACCCCGGCGACTATGACAAGCTGAGAGAGGCGCTCGAAAAACTTGGACTCAACGACTCATCCCTCGTATACGAGCCCGAGACCTCCATTGCTCTGGGATTCGGGTTCCGATGCGGCTTCCTGGGACTACTGCACATGGAGATAGTGAAGGAGAGGCTCGAGCGCGAGTTCGAGCTCGAGCTCATTACGACGGCTCCGACGGTCGTATACAGGGCGACTAACAATAAGAGGGAGGTCTTTTACGTCAACAATCCGAGCGAGCTGCCCACGCCAGACAAGCTGGAGACGGTCGAAGAGCCCTACGTCCTGGTTTCGATCCACACGCCGGGGACTTACCTGGGTGCGATATTCGACCTGTGCATAAAAAAGAGGGGCATACAGCGCGACATCAAGTACGTAACGCAGGACAGGGTCATCGTGGAATACGAGATACCGCTTTCCGAGCTTGTGTTCGATTTCTACGACAAGCTTAAATCCGTATCGAAGGGATACGCCTCGATGGACTATGACCCCGTAGGGTATAAGGAATCGGACCTCATAAAGCTGGACGTGCTCGTAAACGGCGACCCCGTAGACGCGCTCTCGATAATAGTCCACAAGGAAAAAGCGTACGAGAGGGCGAGGGACCTTATCGCGAAGCTGAGGTCGCTCATCCCCCGCCAGCTGTACGAGGTCGTGATACAGGCAGCCATAGGGAACAGGATCATCGCACGCGAATCGGTCAAGGCGCTTAGGAAGGACGTGACCGCAAAATGCTACGGCGGGGACGTGACGAGGAAAAGGAAGCTCTTAGAGAAGCAGAAGGAAGGCAAGAAGCGCCTGAAACAAATCGGCAAGATAGAGATACCGCAGGAAGCGTTCCTGGCCGTGCTCAAGACCTAG